The window GACGACGTCACCATACCGCCCGAGGCGCCCTACGATCCGGCCGATTGCGCGGCCTTCGTCGCCGAGTGGTACGAGGAATGCCATTTCGATCTGTCGGTCGACAACCAGCCGTTGACCGCCGCCGAGGCGCAGGCGAATTGCGAGGATTACCAGATGACCTTCTGGATCTGCGCCCTCGAATGTTACGAATTTTACGGCAGCGATTGCGTGGAGTTGTTCGAATGCGTGAATCAATGCGCCGCCGAGTGAGGTGGACCGGACTGCTGCTGCTTTTGGCCGCGGCGGCCTGCGGCAACTATTACCATCACCCGAAACTGGACGTCGCGCCGGTTGATCCGCCGTACGCGCCTGCGGCCGACGGCGCTGCCGTCGACCGGTTGATGCCCATGCTGACCGGTTGGTCGCGCAGCAACGAGGCCCACTTTCTGGCGGGTGGCGACGAAAGCAAGGAAATCGTCATTCCCATTCCGGTCTATTTGATCGAACGCCAGGGTGAATACGCCCTGGTCGATACGGGCATGGCGCCGTCGCTGGCCACCAATCCGTCGGTCTACCTCGGCAAAACGACGGCCTGGCTGGCCCGGAGCCGCTTGCGCACCCTGATCATGCAACCGGGCTGGGGCGTGCCGGACCGCCTCGAGGCGCTGAAGATCGATCCGCAAGCCGTCAAGAAAGTCATTCTGACCCACGCGCATTTCGATCACACCGGCGCGAACCGCGCCTTTTTGCATTCGTCCTTTCTCCTGACCCGCGCCACCCTGGACGACGGCCGTCACGGGAGCCTGTTCAACGGCTTCTGGAACGAGGATTTCCCCGCCGCCCTGAAGACCGAGGAGATCGACTTCGCGGGCACGCCGCCGTTTCTGACTTTCGCCGGGCGACGGGACGTCTACGGCGACGGTTCGGTGGTGCTGGTGCCGTTGCCGGGCCACACGAAGGGATCGCTCGGGGTCTACGTGCGCACCAAGCACGGCCCGGTATTGTTGGTCGGCGACGCCGCCTATACGATGCGCAACATCCGCGAAATGATCCTGCCGGGATACCTGGAGGACGCGGACGCGGCCTGGGATACCTTGTTCCGCCTCAAACGGCTGGCCGAACGGGCGCCCGAGGTGCGGATCGTTCCCGCGCACGATCCGGACGTTTACCGCGAGATTCCCGTCGCGCCGCAAAGTTTTTAATCGCCGATTGACGGTCGCCGGCAGGCGACTATCCTGGCGCGAACGCGGCCGCTTTCGCGGTCGCGACTGAGGGAGTGCGGTAACGGGCATGCGGGCGGCGAATCTGACGGTGGCGGTGATCGGCGGCGGTCCGGCGGGGGCGGTTTGCGCCTGGCGGCTGGCGCGGAGCGGCGTACGGGTTTTGCTTTACGAGCGCGATCCGGAGCGCGAAAAGCCGTGCGGCGGCGGCCTGACCGGCCGGGCTTTCGCGGCGCTGCCCGAATTGCACGAGCTGCAATTGCCGTGGAACGAGGTCCGGCGCTGGCGCATCCTTTGCCAGGGCGGCCGGGAGGTCGGGCTCGATCTCGAACCGCCGTTGTTCGTCGTTCCCCGGCGCGAACTGGATCGCGCTTTGCGTCGCGAAGCGGTGAAGGCCGGCGCGGCGTTGATCCGCGAACCGGTGCGCGAGGTCAAGCCGCTGGCCGGCGGCGGTTGGCAGATCAACGATCACGCGGCCGACATCGCGGTCGGCGCGGCCGGCATGCAGGACCCGCTGGCCAAATACCTCGGCCGCAAATTCACGCGCGGCGAAATGGCGTTCACCATGGGCCGCTACATTCCCGGCCGGTTCGCGCCGGAAATCATCACCTGCTTTTTCCCCGAACAGCGCGGTTACCTCTGGTGGTTTCCCCGGCCCGACCACGCCAGCTTCGGGATGGAATTGCCGGCCGAGCGGTTCGATCCGGCTCTCGTGCGGCGGACGATGCGCGAATTCGCGGCCGACTATCTGCCGGGAGTCGAGGTCGAGTCGGGCAAGCCTTACGGCTGGACGGCGCCGGCGATTCGCGATTGGAGCCCGGAGGCGCGGCGGTTCGCGGGGGCCGATTGGTTGCTGGTCGGCGACGCCGCCGGCTTGTGCGACGTCACCACGGGCGAGGGCATCTCGTATGCGCTGGCCAGCGGCGTTCTGGCCGCCGACGCGATCCGGCAGGGCGTGTTGCCGGCCTATGAACTGCGCCTGCGGCTCGAAGTCATTCCCGAGTTGGCCAAGGCAGCCCGGATGCAACCCAAATTCTACCGGTCGGGAATGCTGAATCTGGCGATGTGGTTTCTCGGCCGCAGCCGCTCCTTGCGGCAAATCTCCGGCGACCTGGCGCACGGCCGCCAAAGCTATGTGACGCTGAAGCGCCGCACCTACCGCGAATTTCCGCACATTTTATGGGAAGCGCTGACCGGCCGCTGATCAGCGGCACAATTGGGAAAACGGACCCCAGCCGAGATAGCCGCCCACCACCGCCCCGATGATCACGAACGGCAGGATGATCCGAAAGCCGGCGGTGTCGAACGAGATGTTCGGCTCTTCCCAGGCCTTCTCGATGCGCATTTCCAACGCCAGCCGGGCGAAGGCGTTGAGCTCCAGGATGATCAAAAACGTCATCGCGACGTACGCCGAAGGGTCGCTGCCGCAGATGCACAGCGCCATCGCGCCCATTCCCGAAAAGAACGAGGCGGCGGCCAGCAGCGGTTTGAAGACGTAACGGAACGACCGTAGCGTCCAAAACGCGAGCAGGCTGCCCAGCGTCGTCGTGGCCAGCGAAACCCGGATGCCGGTCTCCGTCCACGAGGCGGTTTCCGGCTGGCGGAAGTATTCGATAAAGCGCGGCAGCAGGATGTAGCCGCCCATCGCCATCGACAACAGGGCCATCACCAGCACCGCGGCGGCGGCGGTATCCTTGGCGCGCTTGAGCAGAATATGCTGTTCCTGGCCGACGTAATCCATTTGGGATTCGATGGAGGTGTTGATGATCTCGAAGGCGGGGACCAGGCAGATGACGATCATCAGAATGGCGCGTTCGGCGAAGGGAACGTCGAAGGCCGTGTAGAACGCCATCGCGAAAATCGCGAAAAAGATGTGAAAGCGCATGTTGCGCTGGGAGTGCATGGTGTAAATCAGGCCGGCAAAGGCGTGGACGAAACTGTTGCCCACCTCGCGCGCGGCCCGACCCGGATGCAGCCGTTTCACGGTAAACGCCTCCGCGGAGAAAGACTCCAAGGTCCGCTCCGCCGATTGGTTGGAATGCGGCGCTAGTGTAACAAAGTGAAATCATTTCGCCAGGGGTCCGCCGAACGTCGCGCCGCGCCGCGTCATCACAGCCGCCGGATTTCATGAGGATTGACACTTTCACCGGCCAGACCTTACAAACAGGAGCCGATCTCACGGCGCGCCGGAGCTAGCGATGACCGATAACGAATCCACCAAATCCAGCGAGAACGGGTCGAAACGATCCGGTCGCCGGATGTTGACGGCCTGGCGCGTTTTTTTCCTGGCTTTTCTTCTTCTGTTGGCGGCCGGCTTTTTCTATCGGGCGGCGACGCCGGTCGACGACGCCTACATCACCTATCGTTACGCCGACAACCTGATGCACGGGCGGGGTATTTCGTTCAACCCCGGCGAGCGCGTGGAGGGCTATACCAGTTTCGGCCAGTTGCTGTTGATAGCGCCCTTCACCCTGCTCGGAAAAAACGTCGTGCGGCTATGGTCGATTTTACTCGGTCTGGCGGCCGGCGCGGGCCTGGTCGCGCTCGTCTGGCGGCGGATCGACCGCGAACGCGGCCCGCTCGCGCCCGACCGGCCCGAGTGGTTCGCGGTGCTTTACCTGTCGCTATGCACGCCGCTGGTCATCTGGGCCTGGTCCGGCATGGAAACGGTCCTTTTCACCTTTTTGTGGGTGGCGGCCTGGTCGGCGCATCTGAACGAATACGAAAACGACCGTCGGCCCTGGTTGTCGGGCTTACTGACGTTTGCCGCCGGCCTGCTGCATCCCGAAGGAGTGCTGATCGGGTTGGTGCTCGGCGCGTCCTGGCTCTGGCCGTTCGACCGGCGGCGGGCGAACCGGGCAGCGGTCTATTTCGCGGCGTCCTGGGGGTTGTTCGGGCTTTATTGGCTTTGGCGCTGGCATTATTTCGGCTACCTACTGCCCAACACGTTTTACGCGAAGGTGGGCACGACCGGCGGGTTGATCGCCTCGGGTTTGATCTACGTTTCCCGTTCGATCGCTTCGGGAATTCTGCCGCTGGTTTTGGCGGTCGAGTTGATCCGGCAGCGTCGCTCCGCCCGCGGGTGGCCGCGCTGGCTTCGGCTGGCGCTGGGGTTGATCGCCGTTCTGCTGGCTTACGTGATCTGGGTCGGCGGCGACTATTTTGCGTTCGGCCGTTTTCTGTTGCCGATTTATCCGTTCGTGGTGCTGGCGGTTTGGAAACTCTGGACCGACCGGCGGGCGGCGGCAAAACCGGCCGCGCCCGGCTCGCTCCCCTGGCTATGGGCGGCGATCGTCGTCGCGGTTCTGGCGGTCTGGTCCAACCTGATTCCGCCGGGGCACATGTTCCAACACAAGTTGTTGCAGCGGGCCGTTGAGGATTACGTGATCGCCGGCGCGGCGGCGCGGCGGGCGGTGCCGGCGGAAGCGACGGTGGCGACCATTCCGATCGGCGCTTTCGGTTTTTACTCCGAGCGGCGGATTCTCGACCTGATGGGATTGACGGATTTGCACTTGGCGCATCTGCCGATTGCCACCGGGCAGCGGGTCGTCGGCCACGAAAAGTACGATTACGGTTACGTGTTCGAGCAGCAGCCGGAAATCATCCTGCAACTGCCGGCCTTGTTCGCGAAGTCGCCTGACGGCCTCCGCAATTGGATGCACAAAACCATGCTCAATCCACAGCAATACACGATGTACAACTATCCGGAATTGGCGGCGAATTACCGGCTGTGCTGGTTGCCGGCCGCCGCGCCCGCGGCGAAGAAAAGAGCCGAAGCTCTGGGGGTTTACGCCTATCTGCGCCAGGATCGGATCGGCCGGCCGGGCTATCAACTCTGGAACGACCTGCCCGAAGAAATGGCGCAAACGCCGCTGCGCGAATACCGCGACATCATCGCCGAAAACCAGCGGCGCTTCGGCAATCGCCGGCTGGGTATGTGGAAATTCTCGTCACCGGCGCCGAATTAATCCGCCGCCGGTCCGCCGGCGGGGTTGTCTGTCCGTCCGCGAAAATCCCGTATT is drawn from Myxococcales bacterium and contains these coding sequences:
- a CDS encoding N-acyl homoserine lactonase family protein — protein: MRESMRRRVRWTGLLLLLAAAACGNYYHHPKLDVAPVDPPYAPAADGAAVDRLMPMLTGWSRSNEAHFLAGGDESKEIVIPIPVYLIERQGEYALVDTGMAPSLATNPSVYLGKTTAWLARSRLRTLIMQPGWGVPDRLEALKIDPQAVKKVILTHAHFDHTGANRAFLHSSFLLTRATLDDGRHGSLFNGFWNEDFPAALKTEEIDFAGTPPFLTFAGRRDVYGDGSVVLVPLPGHTKGSLGVYVRTKHGPVLLVGDAAYTMRNIREMILPGYLEDADAAWDTLFRLKRLAERAPEVRIVPAHDPDVYREIPVAPQSF
- a CDS encoding NAD(P)/FAD-dependent oxidoreductase; its protein translation is MRAANLTVAVIGGGPAGAVCAWRLARSGVRVLLYERDPEREKPCGGGLTGRAFAALPELHELQLPWNEVRRWRILCQGGREVGLDLEPPLFVVPRRELDRALRREAVKAGAALIREPVREVKPLAGGGWQINDHAADIAVGAAGMQDPLAKYLGRKFTRGEMAFTMGRYIPGRFAPEIITCFFPEQRGYLWWFPRPDHASFGMELPAERFDPALVRRTMREFAADYLPGVEVESGKPYGWTAPAIRDWSPEARRFAGADWLLVGDAAGLCDVTTGEGISYALASGVLAADAIRQGVLPAYELRLRLEVIPELAKAARMQPKFYRSGMLNLAMWFLGRSRSLRQISGDLAHGRQSYVTLKRRTYREFPHILWEALTGR
- a CDS encoding diacylglycerol kinase family protein; this encodes MKRLHPGRAAREVGNSFVHAFAGLIYTMHSQRNMRFHIFFAIFAMAFYTAFDVPFAERAILMIVICLVPAFEIINTSIESQMDYVGQEQHILLKRAKDTAAAAVLVMALLSMAMGGYILLPRFIEYFRQPETASWTETGIRVSLATTTLGSLLAFWTLRSFRYVFKPLLAAASFFSGMGAMALCICGSDPSAYVAMTFLIILELNAFARLALEMRIEKAWEEPNISFDTAGFRIILPFVIIGAVVGGYLGWGPFSQLCR